One Dictyoglomus thermophilum H-6-12 DNA window includes the following coding sequences:
- the dnaG gene encoding DNA primase, which translates to MGLVWEDFVDEVKQRVNIVDVISRYVNLKKTGKNYVGLCPFHQEKTPSFYVSPDKGLYHCFGCGAAGDVFTFLINYRNLTFREALEELAREAGLEIPKKEEQISTEANIVLEINKAVATFYHIYLNSKYGAEGKLYLKKRGISSEIQEKFLLGYAPLNPTLLLRYLEKKGFSKDDIIKAKVLYFVRDEWKDPFAGRVIFPIVNPRGKVIGFGGRSLTGEEPKYLNSPESEFFSKGKNLYALYQAKESIKKEGEAILVEGYMDAISLHQAGITNVVASLGTAFTSHQAKLLKSYTNKVILSYDQDSAGYQAGKRALSLLEVEGIEVYWLSLPKDVKDPDEFIHKYSKEEFLKFVKESKPSLDFLIENTLSLPMNFKERLEEIIEILTSSILRSKNILVQQEKIKQYLPLISKRLGVPEEGIQKEIQKRIFSDRSYKSNVKIEITRYFGVSKTEEVLLGLILLGINNSQIKNMSPEDFSFPLYQEVLKKWRVWEGSLEEFLNLWDEDKRVLIDRAISSGEEFINQEDIIPFLWDHFQKLRIKKEINRLIEELSKLDDPIKEKELMEEIYFLRSLLEVKG; encoded by the coding sequence ATGGGTTTAGTATGGGAAGATTTTGTGGATGAGGTAAAGCAAAGAGTTAATATAGTTGATGTTATATCAAGGTATGTCAACTTAAAAAAGACAGGGAAAAATTATGTAGGCTTATGTCCTTTCCATCAGGAAAAGACACCATCTTTTTATGTTAGCCCTGATAAGGGACTTTATCACTGTTTTGGATGTGGAGCGGCTGGTGATGTTTTTACCTTTCTCATTAATTATAGAAATCTTACTTTTCGTGAAGCTCTTGAAGAACTTGCCCGTGAGGCTGGTTTAGAAATTCCAAAGAAAGAAGAGCAGATCTCTACCGAAGCTAATATTGTTTTAGAGATAAACAAAGCTGTAGCAACCTTTTATCATATATATCTTAATAGTAAGTATGGTGCGGAGGGTAAATTATATCTAAAAAAGAGAGGAATCTCTTCAGAGATTCAAGAAAAATTCTTGTTAGGCTATGCTCCTTTAAATCCAACTTTACTATTGAGGTATCTTGAGAAAAAGGGTTTTTCTAAGGATGATATTATTAAGGCGAAGGTGCTTTATTTTGTAAGAGATGAGTGGAAAGATCCTTTTGCTGGGAGGGTAATTTTTCCAATAGTAAATCCTAGGGGAAAAGTAATAGGTTTTGGTGGTAGGAGTCTAACTGGTGAAGAGCCGAAATACTTAAATTCTCCAGAAAGTGAGTTCTTTAGTAAAGGGAAGAATTTATATGCTTTATATCAGGCTAAGGAGAGTATTAAAAAAGAAGGAGAAGCTATTTTAGTTGAGGGATATATGGATGCTATTTCTTTGCATCAGGCAGGTATTACTAATGTGGTTGCCTCGTTGGGTACTGCGTTTACTTCTCACCAGGCTAAATTATTAAAGAGTTATACTAACAAAGTTATATTGAGTTATGATCAGGATTCTGCGGGATATCAGGCGGGAAAGAGAGCTTTATCTTTGCTTGAAGTAGAAGGTATTGAAGTTTATTGGCTTTCTTTACCTAAGGATGTAAAAGATCCTGATGAATTTATTCATAAGTATTCAAAAGAAGAATTTTTAAAATTTGTTAAAGAGAGTAAACCTTCTTTGGATTTTTTAATTGAAAATACTTTAAGCCTTCCTATGAATTTTAAAGAAAGATTAGAAGAAATTATAGAAATATTGACATCTTCCATTCTTCGTAGTAAAAATATACTAGTCCAACAAGAAAAAATAAAGCAATATCTTCCGTTAATAAGTAAGAGGTTAGGAGTACCGGAAGAAGGTATTCAAAAAGAGATTCAGAAAAGAATTTTTTCTGATAGGAGTTATAAGAGTAATGTTAAAATTGAGATAACGCGCTATTTTGGAGTATCAAAGACTGAAGAGGTATTATTAGGATTGATTTTATTAGGTATAAATAATTCTCAAATTAAAAATATGAGTCCTGAAGATTTTTCTTTTCCTTTGTATCAGGAAGTTTTAAAGAAGTGGAGGGTTTGGGAAGGAAGTTTGGAAGAGTTTTTGAATTTGTGGGATGAAGATAAGAGGGTACTTATAGATAGAGCTATATCTTCAGGAGAAGAGTTTATTAATCAGGAAGATATTATTCCTTTTTTGTGGGATCATTTTCAAAAGTTAAGAATTAAGAAGGAGATTAATAGGTTGATAGAAGAATTGTCTAAGTTGGATGATCCTATAAAAGAAAAAGAATTAATGGAAGAAATTTATTTTCTGAGGAGTCTTTTAGAAGTAAAAGGATAA
- the infC gene encoding translation initiation factor IF-3, with protein MDKDYRVNEKIRAKEVRVVDEDGKQLGIMSVSEALKIAREKNLDLVEVAPNANPPVCRIMDFGKFKYELARKEKEAKKNQKIASEVKEIKIRPNIEEHDYQVKLRKIREFLEKGYKVRLIILFKGRQLIYNEWGDKLLERILQDISDLGTAEKKGQQVGSSLITMLVPGKKTSTKKAVLEEVKNE; from the coding sequence ATAGACAAAGATTATAGAGTTAATGAGAAAATAAGAGCAAAGGAGGTTAGGGTGGTTGATGAGGATGGAAAACAACTAGGTATAATGTCAGTGAGTGAGGCTTTAAAAATTGCAAGGGAGAAAAACTTAGACTTGGTGGAAGTAGCTCCAAATGCTAATCCTCCTGTATGTAGAATAATGGATTTTGGTAAATTTAAATATGAACTTGCAAGAAAAGAAAAGGAAGCAAAGAAAAATCAAAAGATAGCATCAGAGGTCAAAGAGATAAAGATAAGACCTAATATTGAAGAACATGATTATCAGGTTAAGCTTAGAAAAATAAGAGAATTTCTTGAAAAAGGATATAAAGTACGTTTAATTATACTTTTTAAAGGAAGGCAATTGATTTATAATGAATGGGGTGATAAACTTTTAGAAAGAATTTTGCAAGACATATCTGATTTAGGCACAGCTGAAAAGAAAGGACAGCAAGTTGGTTCTTCTTTAATTACTATGTTGGTTCCAGGAAAGAAAACTTCTACAAAAAAAGCTGTATTAGAGGAGGTAAAAAATGAGTAA
- a CDS encoding sigma-70 family RNA polymerase sigma factor, whose product MPKKKVKKVTPEEVLAEFPYPEESIEEVEEFLEDHELVDSEDLYVDIKEDKIPENIEEEVEIPEDIELDDPVKMYLKEIGKIPLLTPEEEIELAKRVEQGDEEAKKKLIEANLRLVVSVAKRYIGRGLSFLDLIQEGNLGLIKAVEKFDWRKGYKFSTYATWWIRQAITRAIADQARTIRIPVHMVETMNKIHKITRLLTQNLGRKPTEEDIAKFLVIQQKLQEFGVYQESGEKISDDEIIEISKLSLEEIAKKLVEMHLKAKNNKVPTKEEINEKAKELKHVLEEEIRQQTEKVREISMMGQEPLSLEMPVGEDEDNRLADFVENKDLSPADIAVQKSLKKDIEELLNELSEREREILKLRFGLEDNQPRTLEEVGKLFNVTRERIRQIEAKALRRLRHPSRSKKIKDYLED is encoded by the coding sequence ATGCCTAAAAAGAAGGTTAAAAAAGTAACTCCCGAGGAGGTCCTTGCGGAGTTCCCATATCCTGAAGAAAGTATAGAAGAAGTTGAAGAATTTCTTGAAGATCATGAACTTGTGGATAGTGAAGATCTTTATGTAGATATTAAAGAAGATAAGATTCCTGAAAATATTGAGGAAGAAGTTGAGATTCCCGAAGATATTGAACTGGATGATCCCGTTAAGATGTATCTAAAAGAAATAGGGAAGATTCCTTTATTAACTCCGGAGGAGGAAATAGAACTTGCTAAAAGAGTTGAGCAAGGAGATGAGGAGGCAAAGAAGAAGCTTATAGAAGCAAACCTTAGGCTTGTAGTAAGCGTGGCTAAGAGGTACATTGGAAGGGGTTTATCTTTTCTTGATTTAATTCAAGAGGGTAATCTTGGTCTTATAAAAGCTGTAGAGAAATTTGATTGGAGAAAAGGATATAAATTTTCTACTTATGCTACTTGGTGGATAAGACAGGCAATAACTAGGGCTATTGCTGATCAGGCGAGGACTATACGTATTCCTGTTCACATGGTTGAGACAATGAACAAGATTCATAAAATAACTAGGCTTCTTACTCAAAATTTAGGTAGAAAGCCTACAGAAGAAGATATAGCAAAATTTTTGGTTATACAGCAGAAATTGCAAGAGTTCGGAGTATATCAAGAATCGGGAGAGAAAATTTCTGATGATGAAATTATTGAGATAAGTAAATTATCTTTGGAAGAAATAGCTAAAAAACTTGTGGAGATGCATCTTAAGGCAAAAAATAATAAGGTACCAACTAAAGAGGAGATAAATGAAAAAGCTAAAGAACTGAAGCATGTGCTTGAGGAAGAAATAAGGCAACAAACTGAAAAAGTAAGAGAAATAAGCATGATGGGACAAGAGCCTCTTTCTTTAGAGATGCCTGTAGGTGAAGACGAAGACAATAGATTGGCTGATTTTGTAGAGAATAAAGATTTAAGTCCTGCAGATATTGCTGTTCAAAAATCTCTAAAAAAGGATATAGAAGAACTATTAAATGAGCTTTCCGAGAGAGAGAGGGAGATATTGAAGTTAAGGTTTGGGTTAGAAGATAATCAGCCAAGAACTTTAGAAGAAGTTGGTAAACTTTTTAATGTGACTAGGGAGAGAATAAGACAAATTGAAGCTAAGGCTTTGAGAAGACTCCGTCATCCAAGTAGAAGTAAAAAGATAAAAGATTATTTAGAAGATTAA
- the ppdK gene encoding pyruvate, phosphate dikinase, producing the protein MSKKRVYLFEEADGKNRLLFGGKGAGLADMTKAGLPVPPGFIITTEVCKEYYENGKKLPEGLMEEVLEAMKKLEEKTGKKFADPENPLLVSVRSGAPVSMPGMMDTILNLGLNDETVKGLAKRSNNERFAYDSYRRFIQMFGNVVLGIPHEKFEEILDHYKKEQGVKLDSELSAETLKKVVEAYKELVKKETGKDFPQDPYQQLEMAIRAVFDSWNNERAIIYRKLHNIPEDYGTAVNIVTMVFGNMGNDSGTGVAFTRNPSTGEKEFYGEYLTNAQGEDVVAGIRTPQPISKLAEEMPEVYKQLLEVRDLLEKYYRDVQDIEFTVEKGKLYMLQTRNAKRTARAAVKIAVDMVKEGLITKEEAILRVSPDQINQLLHAQIDPKAEKKVIAKGLPASPGAASGKVVFSSREAEKRGKEGEKVLLVRPETTPDDIGGLAAAQGVLTSRGGMTSHAAVVARGMGKPAVVGCEAIKIDLEKEQFVVGDVVVKKDDVITIDGSTGEVILGEVPMIPPTLSDELKELLSWADEIRKIGVRANADTPEDAKKAFEYGAEGIGLARTEHMFLGNRLPLVQEMILAETEEDRRKALDKLLPVQREDFIGLFKAMQGKPVTIRLIDPPLHEFLPPLLDLTVEVEVMKAKGITGKELEEKEKLLAVVKRLHEFNPMLGFRGCRLGMVYPEIFEMQVRAIMEAAVAVAKEGLPVKPEIMIPLVALESEMKVLGELIHRVAKQVIEESGVNVEYKVGTMIEVPRAAIIADKLAKVAEFFSFGTNDLTQMTFAFSRDDAEGKFLGIYREKGYIEEDPFEHLDAEGVAELMKIGIQKGRSTRPDLKVGICGEHGGDPKSIELCYILGLDYVSCSPFRVPVARLAAAQATLKHQKKMEFVDRTA; encoded by the coding sequence ATGTCAAAAAAGAGGGTATATTTATTTGAAGAGGCTGATGGTAAGAATCGTTTGCTTTTTGGTGGTAAAGGTGCTGGATTAGCTGACATGACCAAAGCAGGCCTTCCTGTCCCTCCAGGGTTCATAATCACCACAGAAGTGTGTAAAGAATATTATGAGAATGGCAAAAAACTTCCTGAAGGATTAATGGAAGAAGTATTAGAAGCGATGAAAAAATTAGAGGAAAAGACAGGAAAGAAATTTGCTGATCCTGAGAACCCACTTCTCGTTTCGGTAAGATCGGGAGCACCAGTCTCTATGCCAGGTATGATGGATACCATTTTAAACCTTGGCTTGAACGATGAGACTGTAAAAGGATTAGCCAAGAGAAGTAATAATGAGAGGTTTGCCTATGATTCTTATAGAAGATTCATTCAGATGTTTGGTAATGTGGTTTTAGGTATTCCTCATGAGAAATTTGAGGAAATTTTAGATCACTATAAAAAGGAGCAAGGTGTTAAACTCGATAGTGAACTTTCAGCAGAGACTTTGAAGAAAGTAGTAGAGGCATATAAAGAACTTGTAAAGAAGGAGACAGGAAAAGATTTTCCACAAGATCCTTATCAACAATTAGAGATGGCAATTAGGGCAGTCTTTGATTCTTGGAATAACGAAAGAGCAATTATTTATAGAAAACTCCACAATATTCCTGAAGATTATGGTACTGCAGTAAACATTGTCACTATGGTATTTGGAAATATGGGTAATGATAGTGGAACAGGTGTGGCATTTACTAGAAACCCATCCACAGGAGAGAAGGAATTTTATGGTGAGTACTTAACCAATGCTCAGGGAGAGGACGTAGTAGCAGGTATAAGAACTCCACAACCTATCTCTAAGCTTGCAGAAGAGATGCCCGAAGTATATAAACAGCTCCTTGAAGTAAGAGACCTTCTTGAAAAATACTATAGAGATGTTCAAGATATCGAATTTACAGTTGAAAAAGGTAAGTTATACATGCTCCAGACAAGAAATGCGAAGAGAACTGCAAGAGCAGCAGTGAAAATTGCAGTAGATATGGTTAAAGAAGGATTGATTACTAAAGAAGAGGCTATTTTAAGAGTATCACCTGATCAAATAAATCAATTACTCCATGCTCAGATAGATCCAAAGGCGGAGAAAAAGGTAATTGCAAAAGGACTTCCAGCCTCTCCAGGGGCTGCATCAGGTAAAGTGGTATTCTCTTCTCGTGAGGCTGAAAAGAGAGGAAAAGAAGGAGAGAAGGTTCTACTTGTTAGACCTGAGACAACCCCCGATGATATCGGAGGACTCGCTGCCGCTCAAGGTGTTCTAACAAGTAGGGGTGGAATGACAAGCCATGCTGCAGTGGTAGCAAGAGGAATGGGTAAACCTGCTGTAGTAGGATGCGAAGCCATTAAGATAGACTTAGAAAAAGAACAATTTGTAGTGGGAGACGTAGTAGTAAAGAAAGACGATGTTATAACTATAGATGGTTCTACTGGAGAGGTAATACTTGGAGAAGTTCCAATGATTCCACCCACATTAAGTGATGAGCTTAAGGAGCTTCTTTCCTGGGCTGATGAGATAAGAAAGATTGGAGTAAGAGCTAATGCTGATACGCCTGAGGATGCTAAGAAAGCCTTTGAATATGGAGCAGAGGGTATTGGACTTGCGAGAACCGAGCATATGTTCCTTGGAAATAGACTTCCTCTTGTTCAGGAAATGATTCTTGCAGAAACAGAAGAGGATAGAAGAAAAGCTCTCGATAAACTTCTTCCTGTACAAAGAGAGGATTTTATTGGGCTCTTTAAGGCAATGCAAGGTAAGCCTGTAACTATAAGATTGATTGATCCTCCCTTACATGAATTCTTACCACCACTTTTAGATCTTACTGTTGAAGTAGAGGTAATGAAGGCAAAAGGCATCACAGGTAAAGAGTTAGAAGAAAAAGAAAAATTACTCGCTGTGGTTAAGAGATTACATGAATTCAACCCAATGTTAGGATTTAGAGGATGTAGATTGGGTATGGTATATCCAGAAATATTTGAAATGCAAGTTAGAGCAATTATGGAAGCTGCAGTTGCAGTAGCTAAAGAAGGCTTACCTGTAAAGCCCGAGATAATGATTCCTCTCGTGGCTTTGGAATCTGAAATGAAAGTACTTGGAGAACTTATTCATAGAGTAGCAAAACAAGTAATTGAAGAAAGTGGAGTTAATGTTGAGTATAAGGTTGGTACAATGATTGAGGTTCCAAGGGCAGCTATAATAGCAGATAAACTTGCAAAGGTTGCTGAATTCTTCTCCTTTGGAACCAATGACTTAACTCAGATGACTTTTGCATTTAGCCGTGACGACGCAGAAGGTAAATTCTTAGGAATATATAGAGAAAAAGGATATATTGAGGAAGATCCATTTGAACATTTAGATGCTGAAGGTGTAGCTGAACTAATGAAGATCGGAATTCAAAAGGGCAGAAGTACTAGACCAGATCTAAAAGTAGGTATATGTGGAGAGCATGGTGGAGATCCTAAGTCTATTGAATTGTGTTATATCCTTGGTCTTGATTATGTAAGCTGTTCTCCATTCAGAGTTCCTGTAGCAAGATTAGCAGCAGCTCAAGCTACATTGAAGCATCAAAAGAAGATGGAATTTGTAGACAGAACTGCATAG
- the rpmI gene encoding 50S ribosomal protein L35 encodes MSKLKTRSSAAKRFKVTATGKILHKKAGKRHNLSKKSKARKRRLDIPGEIKSVDRWKVERMLPYNL; translated from the coding sequence ATGAGTAAATTAAAGACAAGATCTTCTGCTGCAAAAAGATTTAAAGTTACTGCGACTGGTAAAATTTTGCACAAGAAGGCTGGTAAAAGGCATAATTTAAGTAAAAAGTCAAAGGCAAGAAAAAGAAGACTTGATATTCCTGGTGAAATTAAAAGTGTAGATCGCTGGAAGGTTGAAAGAATGCTTCCATACAATCTATAA
- a CDS encoding deoxyguanosinetriphosphate triphosphohydrolase, which produces MTIREKLEERERLFLSPYATLSCNSKGRSSFEEECPIRTRFQRDRDRIIHSKAFRRLKHKTQVFLAPEGDHYRTRLTHTLEVSQIARTISRALFLNEDLTEAIALGHDLGHTPFGHMGEDVLDEISKAYGLSGFSHAEQSLRIVDKLENNGKGLNLTYEVRMGILQHSKGQQDFRKCFSTRVCETLEAEVVRFSDVIAYLNHDLDDAIRAGVIREKDIPKKVLEVLGRTHRDRINTMVQNLVANSTDKDRLMFDYEILDAIEEMRAFLYETLYVNPHVKSENEKVKLLLTGLFEYFMKNPQKLPKNLPEEENIIIKIRDFLAGMTDRYAIELYESIFIPKPWRFF; this is translated from the coding sequence ATGACTATTAGGGAAAAATTAGAAGAAAGAGAAAGATTATTCTTATCCCCTTATGCAACTCTAAGTTGTAACAGTAAAGGTAGATCTTCTTTTGAGGAAGAATGTCCTATAAGAACTCGTTTTCAAAGAGATAGAGATAGAATCATCCATTCGAAAGCTTTTAGAAGACTAAAACATAAAACCCAAGTATTTCTTGCGCCTGAAGGAGACCACTATAGAACTCGTTTAACTCATACTCTTGAAGTCTCTCAAATAGCAAGGACTATATCAAGGGCTTTGTTTCTAAATGAAGATCTAACAGAGGCTATAGCTTTGGGGCATGATCTTGGCCATACTCCCTTTGGACATATGGGAGAGGATGTTTTGGATGAAATATCTAAAGCTTACGGTCTTTCAGGTTTTTCTCATGCAGAGCAAAGTTTGAGGATTGTGGATAAACTTGAAAATAACGGTAAAGGACTAAATCTAACTTATGAGGTGAGGATGGGTATCCTTCAACATAGCAAGGGACAGCAAGATTTTAGAAAATGTTTTAGTACTCGAGTATGTGAAACTTTGGAGGCTGAAGTTGTGAGATTCTCTGATGTTATTGCATACTTAAACCATGATCTTGATGATGCGATAAGGGCTGGTGTTATTAGAGAGAAGGATATTCCTAAAAAAGTTTTAGAGGTTTTAGGAAGGACTCATAGAGATAGAATCAATACTATGGTACAAAACCTTGTGGCAAATAGTACAGATAAAGATAGGCTAATGTTTGACTATGAGATATTAGATGCTATTGAAGAAATGAGAGCCTTTTTATATGAGACGTTATATGTAAATCCTCATGTGAAATCTGAGAATGAAAAAGTTAAACTTTTATTGACAGGACTTTTTGAATACTTTATGAAGAATCCTCAAAAACTTCCCAAAAATCTTCCCGAAGAGGAAAATATTATAATAAAAATAAGAGACTTTTTGGCAGGAATGACCGATAGATATGCTATAGAACTTTACGAAAGTATATTCATACCAAAACCGTGGAGGTTCTTTTAG
- a CDS encoding TrmH family RNA methyltransferase — protein sequence MKFISSPSNEVIKEVIKLHDKNKRKKLNKCLVEGWRLIQDAKENGISIEKLIISKSLWNKKREEILEKFSSCDLYIVEDNLMNKISLMETPPGIMGVFPLFLSPKWEILKNKDNKIVLYSDDIQDPGNLGTIIRVADGVGVDAFILSENTVDPYNYKVIRASTGSIFRVPIWISDDKTFVEFFKDWKIVIADPKGSKLYFEENFKESFVLILGNEAWGIKKEKYLDLNPILLRIPLRKGVDSLNVSVAASVFLFEAQRQRYITKEE from the coding sequence ATGAAATTTATCTCCAGTCCTTCTAATGAAGTAATAAAAGAAGTAATAAAGCTCCATGATAAGAATAAGAGAAAAAAATTAAATAAATGTCTAGTAGAAGGCTGGAGATTGATACAGGATGCTAAAGAAAATGGGATTTCCATTGAAAAATTAATAATCTCAAAAAGTTTATGGAATAAAAAAAGAGAAGAAATCTTAGAAAAATTTTCTTCTTGCGATTTATATATTGTAGAAGATAACTTAATGAATAAGATCTCTCTTATGGAAACACCCCCGGGAATTATGGGGGTGTTTCCATTATTTTTATCTCCTAAGTGGGAGATTTTGAAAAATAAAGATAATAAAATAGTGCTTTATTCCGATGATATACAAGATCCTGGAAATTTGGGAACCATTATTAGAGTAGCCGATGGTGTTGGTGTAGATGCCTTTATTCTTAGCGAGAATACGGTTGATCCTTACAATTATAAGGTTATAAGGGCTTCAACAGGTTCTATCTTTAGGGTTCCTATATGGATTTCAGATGATAAAACTTTTGTAGAATTTTTTAAGGATTGGAAAATAGTTATTGCGGATCCTAAAGGTAGTAAGCTATATTTTGAGGAAAATTTTAAAGAAAGTTTTGTCCTTATTCTTGGAAATGAGGCATGGGGAATTAAAAAAGAGAAGTATTTAGATTTAAATCCTATATTATTAAGAATTCCTCTGAGAAAGGGTGTGGACTCATTAAATGTTTCTGTTGCAGCCTCGGTTTTCCTTTTTGAAGCTCAAAGACAAAGATATATTACGAAGGAGGAATAA
- the rplT gene encoding 50S ribosomal protein L20, with protein MRVKGGTITRKRHKKVLKLAKGYKGRRSRIFKIANQSVIKALYRAYIDRRRKKREFRRLWIVRINAALRNYGLSYSKFMGLLRKANIKLNRKVLADLCVNEPKAFEALVNKVR; from the coding sequence ATGAGAGTAAAGGGTGGAACAATAACAAGAAAGAGACATAAGAAGGTATTAAAATTAGCAAAAGGATACAAAGGAAGAAGAAGCAGGATTTTTAAAATTGCAAACCAATCTGTAATTAAAGCATTATATCGTGCTTATATAGACAGAAGAAGAAAGAAAAGAGAATTTAGAAGACTTTGGATTGTAAGAATAAATGCAGCTTTGAGAAATTATGGTTTATCCTATAGTAAGTTTATGGGATTACTTAGAAAGGCAAACATAAAACTTAATAGAAAAGTTCTTGCAGATTTATGTGTAAATGAGCCTAAAGCCTTCGAGGCATTGGTGAACAAAGTAAGATGA
- the glyS gene encoding glycine--tRNA ligase subunit beta: MGKNFLLEIGTEEMPAHFIDPAIRQMYDFSLEYFKNKKISLESVKIWATPRRLVVYIENLGEKQEAQEEEIRGPAAHIGYKDGMWTEVAKRFVEQYGASLEDLHIEETPKGKYIFLRKVKEGMNTLEILPDYITSLLKSIRFPKMMKWGDVDFYFGRPIRWIVALYGDTEIEVEIAGVKSSRYSRPPRFLPQIPIEIRDADSYLNVMRENYIIVDQEERKNEILKQINKIANENSFILDYEDDLLKEVNYLVEYPTALLGEFDKKYLALPEVVLIITMEKKQRYFPLRDADGNLTNKFIVIRNGTDNYKDIVIQGNEKVLKARLSDAEYYYHEDTKHPLEKYTEKLSGIIFQEQLGTIKDKVERVRILVREIANILGLSSEENKILERSVNLYKADLGTLMVSEYPELHGIMGRIYAKISGEKDPIPEVIGEYIYPRTLDDRLPSNFLASILGIADRIDSLTGYFALDLFPTGSEDPIGLRRISGGLLRLLLESSLKLNLRNLFVKSFEIYNFGEKYPLSQIDKGMGFIGQRLRNLLLDRYSIDIVDAVMEVGYDEMWRLKRRLDFISKFKEKESYEKLKKALNRLYRILPKDFTPKEVSENLLSSPFEKKLYEDYLKIKNEIFNDILEGNYEVLLSYDFLNEFSDDIEKFFDNVLVMSPNEDERINRLSLLSLIKLLFWEILDWSRLS, translated from the coding sequence TTGGGTAAGAATTTTCTGTTAGAGATAGGAACTGAAGAGATGCCTGCTCATTTTATTGATCCTGCTATAAGGCAAATGTATGACTTCTCGTTGGAGTACTTTAAGAATAAAAAGATAAGTCTTGAAAGTGTTAAAATTTGGGCTACTCCAAGACGACTTGTGGTTTATATAGAAAATCTCGGTGAAAAACAAGAGGCTCAAGAAGAAGAAATTAGGGGACCAGCAGCTCATATTGGTTACAAAGATGGAATGTGGACTGAAGTTGCAAAAAGATTTGTGGAACAGTATGGAGCATCTTTAGAGGATCTTCATATAGAAGAGACACCAAAAGGTAAATATATTTTTCTAAGGAAAGTTAAAGAGGGAATGAATACCTTAGAGATACTTCCAGATTATATAACATCTCTTCTAAAAAGTATAAGATTTCCTAAAATGATGAAGTGGGGAGATGTGGACTTCTATTTTGGCAGACCCATAAGATGGATTGTAGCTTTATATGGGGACACTGAAATAGAAGTTGAGATTGCAGGGGTTAAATCCTCTAGGTACTCAAGACCGCCAAGATTTCTGCCACAGATTCCTATTGAGATAAGAGATGCTGACTCTTACCTTAATGTAATGAGAGAAAATTATATTATTGTAGATCAAGAAGAGAGAAAGAATGAGATTTTAAAGCAAATTAATAAAATTGCTAATGAAAATTCTTTTATCCTTGATTATGAAGATGATCTTCTAAAGGAGGTTAATTATTTAGTAGAATATCCTACAGCACTCTTAGGGGAGTTTGATAAAAAATACTTAGCTCTGCCTGAAGTTGTACTTATTATTACCATGGAAAAAAAGCAGAGATATTTCCCTTTGAGAGATGCTGATGGAAATTTGACTAATAAGTTCATTGTGATAAGAAATGGTACTGACAATTATAAAGATATAGTAATACAGGGTAATGAAAAAGTTTTGAAGGCAAGACTTTCAGATGCGGAGTATTATTATCACGAGGATACTAAGCATCCTTTGGAAAAGTATACTGAAAAGCTATCAGGGATTATATTTCAGGAACAATTAGGGACTATAAAAGATAAAGTAGAAAGGGTAAGAATTCTTGTTAGAGAAATAGCTAATATTTTAGGTTTAAGTTCTGAGGAAAATAAGATTTTAGAAAGATCTGTAAACCTTTACAAGGCTGACTTAGGTACTTTGATGGTTAGTGAATATCCTGAACTGCATGGTATTATGGGAAGAATATACGCTAAAATTAGCGGGGAGAAGGATCCTATACCTGAAGTAATAGGAGAGTACATTTATCCCCGCACATTAGATGATAGGCTTCCTAGTAATTTTCTTGCCTCTATTTTAGGCATAGCCGACAGAATAGACAGTCTTACTGGATATTTTGCATTAGATCTATTTCCCACAGGATCTGAAGATCCTATAGGGTTAAGGAGGATAAGTGGAGGGCTTTTGAGGCTTCTTTTAGAGAGCAGTCTTAAATTAAACTTGAGAAATCTTTTTGTTAAATCTTTTGAGATTTACAACTTTGGGGAGAAATATCCTTTATCTCAAATTGATAAAGGTATGGGTTTTATTGGACAAAGGTTAAGAAATCTATTATTAGATAGGTATTCTATTGATATAGTGGACGCTGTAATGGAAGTGGGATATGACGAGATGTGGAGATTAAAAAGAAGATTAGATTTTATAAGTAAGTTTAAAGAAAAAGAATCTTATGAGAAACTAAAGAAAGCATTAAATAGGCTTTATAGGATACTTCCAAAAGATTTTACCCCTAAAGAAGTTAGTGAGAATTTGCTTAGCTCTCCTTTTGAGAAAAAACTTTATGAAGATTATTTAAAAATAAAGAATGAGATCTTCAACGATATATTAGAAGGTAATTACGAAGTACTTCTCAGTTATGACTTCTTAAATGAGTTTTCCGACGATATTGAAAAATTCTTTGACAATGTACTTGTTATGTCTCCTAACGAAGATGAGAGGATTAATCGATTGTCACTTTTGTCCTTAATAAAATTGTTATTTTGGGAAATTTTAGATTGGAGTAGGTTGAGTTAG